The following nucleotide sequence is from Cercospora beticola chromosome 2, complete sequence.
CCAACGAAGCTGAGGTCACAGTTCCGCCTGACCTACAACATGATTCTGAACTTGCTGCGCGTGGAGGCACTCAAGATTGAAGAAATGATCAAGCGATCATTTTCTGAGAATGCTACTCAAGCACTCCTGCCTGAGCACCAAAAGCAGATCAAGTTGTCAGAAGCAGACCTCGAAAAAGTGGTTAGAGAGCCTTGCGACATTTGTGACAAGGACATTGATGCATGCCAGGCCGCTGCTGTCGAATTCGAAAAGCTTACTGCCAGTCTTCATCTGATGATGCTGTCCACACCTGTCGGTCGTCGCATGTTTCAGCCTAAGCGCTTGATCGTTTTCAAAGGACGCAATGATGTTCGCACAGCTGGCGTCTTGCTTCGGGACGGCGCTAGCAAAGGATCTCCTCCAACAGTGCAAGTGCTGGAAGTGCTATATCGCAACCAGCGCAAGCGACAGGACGCAGACTTCTTACCTTTCCTACCCCGCTTTCGCCGTCGCTTCATCGACCTTCCACAATCAGAGAATGAGATGCAGCTGCGCACAGTCACGATACCACTCGACAACATCGAAGCCCTGACAGGATCACACATTCAAATGGATGTCAGTGGTGTCCTGCAACGCGACCCAGAAGCATTAGCCAAAGCCAAAACAGAACTACTCACCACATGCTCCTCCTGGACCTCCTCAACATGGAACGAACTCGACTACTACAAATACCTCAAAGACATGAGCATCCGCACCCTGCTCGACCAACGCTCCCAAGCAGCCACAATCGCCTCCGACCGCGAATGTATTCACTGCCCCAACCTCCCCAAGCACTTCGCCATGGCCCACGACCAATGGCTCATCCGCGACAAAATCAACTCCATCCGCCAACTAATGTCCGACCAAAACCTCCAACTCCTCCCCGACTACGAGCAACGCATTTCAGTCCTCAAAGACCTCGGATTCATCGACTCCAACTCTCGCGTAGAACTCAAAGGAAAAGTCGCATGTGAGATACATTCAGCAGATGAACTCGTCCTCACAGAACTCGTTCTCGAAAATGTCTTGGCAGACTACGAACCAGAAGAAATCGTCGCTTTACTCTCATCTTTCGTGTTCCAAGAGAAGACAGACGCAGTCCCAAACTTAACTCCACAACTCGAAAAAGGTCAAGAAATGATTATTTCCATCGCGGAAAAAGTCAATCAATACCAAACACTCCATCAAGTCATTCTCTCATCAGATGATAGCAACGACTTCGTCTCGAGACCAAGATTCGGTCTTGTGGAAGTCGTATACGAATGGGCGAGAGGAATGCCTTTCTCGAGGATTACGGATTTGACGGATGTTTTGGAGGGGACGATTGTGAGAGTCATCACGAGGTTGGATGAGACGTGTCGTGAAGTGAAGAATGCGGCGAGGATTATTGGGGATCCGACGTTGTTTACGAAGATGCAGACGTGTCAGGAGTTGATTAAGAGGGATATTTGTGCGACGGCGAGTTTGTATATGTAGATGAGGCGGTCGATGCGTTCCGGCGGTTGAGGTATGAGTCGATGTTGAAGTGGGTATTTTGAGGCGCTATCGCTGTCTTACAACTCTACCCACGTAAGGACAGATCGTCGCCCGGTGTGGAGGATATAGGTAGCTCCGAGACGGATCGCGACGTGTCCTCTACGAGCAGTGAAAGAATGCGCTCATAGACAGTCAATAGTGTCTGTATGCCACTTTCATCATACAAGTCCTGCCGGCCTCGCAGGACCAAGAGCATGCGACCATTGCCGACGTCCTGCAACTCCAAATCGAGGTCGCGATCGTATGCACCGACCCGATTGTAGTTCAAGAGTTCGGCTTTATGCCCACCTAGCGTTATATCCTGTACTGGGCTGGGCATGTAATTGACTGAAACCTGATAGAGCGATCCATGACGATGCAATTCCGTTCCTTCCAGAGCGGCCATGATGAGTTGACGTGGTATATTAGCGTGCAGCCCTGCTTGCAGCTTGTCCCTGGTATGTCGAACCTGCTGTGCGAAATCGTCCTGGGGTTGGAACTTGATGGGCAGGAGATCGCCAAATTCTCCGATATTGTCGTCGGACTCCGCTTCGCGATTGTTGACCTGGATTGCTATACATACGTCTTGCACGGACAGCATGCTGTAGAAGAGAGCCTGGAGCCCGGCCAAGTAAACGTGGAAGGGGGTGGCACCTACGTTTCGGGAAACGCTCCTGATAGCGGCACACAGATGAGCAGACAACGTTTTTTCCACAGTTGGTCGCGGCTTCGGTCTCTGTGAAGATATTGTTGGACGCACTTTCGTCTTCGCAAATGGGAACAGAGGAAGTGTGCTCGGTAGGTGTCGATATTCTGAAGTCCAGTACGCCAAACTGTCTTGGACTTGAGAGACTTTTTGCAACTGATCATGAACAAAGTCCAGATACTGATACTTCAGACGTGGTAGAGTTCCGCCAAAATAGGCAATGTTTAAGTCTCGCAGGAATGGTACTGGACTGAAACCATCAAAGACGAGATGATGCCACGCTATCGCGAGGAAAACGTGGCCTTCATTCGGGACAGCGATCGCCTTCATGGTCTCTCCAGCACTCAGATCAAAGACATGAGAGCGAACGACTTCGAAAGCCGCCTGCGGCGTCATAGTTGGATCCACGCTTAGTCGAGTGCTCTTGTGCGCCATAACGTACTGCGTTACTTCACCAGTGGACGTATCTTGTTCAAATTTAGTTCTCAAGATTTCATGCCGTTGGACTACTTGTTGACCGGCCTGTTCGAGCTTGATCAGATCCAGCTGGCCGGCTATTTTGAATATGACTGCAAGATTGCATAACGCAGGATCCCGGTAGGTCTCTACCGCAGACCatatcttcttctgctcgtaTCCAAGTGGTCCTTCGCGGTCGGTGCGCTCGGTGTCCGAGTCTTGGGAAACGCTGCTCGGCGGACTAGACTGCACATCCTCGCGCAATTCTGAGCCGGAATCGTCTTGCTTGTCCGATGGAGTTCTGAGGAACGTAGTGGGCGGCGATACTGGTATTTCGTGGCCTGTTGAGTCAAGACGCGCCTTGCTCGAGGCGgtgaaagccttcgaagccgCCTCGTAACATATGTCACCAACAGAGCTGCCGCCCAGAATCTTAAGGACAGGGAGACTGACGTCCAGCTGCTTCAAGAACCAAGAACGAATCTCGACGGCGATAAGAGAATCAACACCGAGATTCATAAGTGGTTGAGCACAGTCGATAGCATCTGCCGGCATTTGCAGAgtcttctccatctttgcGCAGAAGGCGCGTTGAATAATGAGAGCTGCTTCTTCCTGGCTCAGGGCATCATCCACTGACTGGCGGACGCTGACAGCAGTAGCAGAAGCTTCGGTTCTGGACGTCGTCTGCTCTACAATGTGGTGGGAGAGCCTAGGATTGGTCCCGTATTTGCTCTCCGATACCGTATCCCGGTTGTATCGCGGCACTCCAGTGATGACTTCTGGAGAGTGGCCTGAATCGGGTCTTCCGATCAAGATCGACTGTGCGAAGATGTCCAAAAATGCTGTCTCACTGATAGGCATTGGCGTATCGTAATTGGTCAGCAACTTGCGTTCAATGTCAGAGTTCAGGACGTAGCCTAATCCTGTCACCGCGCCAATGTGGATGACAGAAGCACTGAGACCTCTTGCTCGTCGCTCTGCCGCAACTGCCGTCATGCACAAGTTTGATGCAGCATAATTTGACTGGCCCGGACTGCCCAGTAGACTTGCGATCGACGAGAACATGATGAAGAAATCCAGTGGTTCATCGATGAACAAGGAGTGCAAATTTAGGGTGCCCTTGACCTTTGGCCCAAACACAGTGGCGAAGTCGTCGACGTTGCAGCCCCCAAAAGCCTTGTCCTTCAATACCATTGCGGCATGTACAACACCCGCGATTGGTGGCATGTCTGCTCTGAGTTTCGCGAGGACTGAACTCAGCGAGTCCATGTCTGCTACATCGGCTTGACACAGCTGCACTTTCGCGCCCTTCCCTTCGATCTCGCTCAGCCAAGCTTTATCGATTGACAATACATTCCTGCTGACAAGTGCGAGATATCGTGCGCCTTGGTCCACTAACCACGAGCACACGGCGCGACCGAGACCACCTGCACAGCCGACCATGAAGTACGTACCGTCGTCACGCACCACTTGGCTGTAGTCTGTAGGCGGCAGTAGAGCATTGATATGTATGGCTGCAGAGAAATCGACGACGCTGGAGTATGAGACATCTCCTGGAGTAATGCTGGATACATCGGAGACAGGTATCAAATCGGCAATTTCAACTCCTGGAAGATCCTCGTGAAAGACCTTGGTCGTGATGCTGGCGAAATCTTCGAAGGAGAGTTCACTTTTCCAGAGGTCCTCAACAGTGAAATAGGTACAGCGAGCCGGGAGCACTCTAGCCCATCGGTCCGTCTGATCAGGTGCAAAATCAAGAAAAGTTGCCACATCACGAGGGAGGGCGTTATTTAGGACCCGATTCGTTGCTAGAGCATGCAATGATGTGCAGCCTGGCTTCCCTTGGCTGGAGAAGCAGACTGTCTTGATGCCGCGCTCTGCAGCCGCACGCAGCAGCTCGGCCCCGAGAATTTCGTCTGGCTCGTTGATTGCCAGGCGTCGATTTGTGTTAAGGTTTTGCAAGAACCGCTGCACGAGCATCCTGCTTGCAATGATTGGGAGGTGGCTTGCTGCATTTGCGTGGTGGCTTACAGCCACGGTGTAGTCTTTGGATATGGGGACCGATGAGCTACATGTCGGTGACAATACCACCCGGATGTCATCTTCTCGATGCGCTGCGCCCCCATAGCTGACAAAGTAGCTATCTCCTGAGATGTTAATTGGCTGGAGCAGAGCATACGTGATGCGAATGTGCGGCCGTTCGGTTATGTCAACCTTGCTGATCTCAAATGCGTCGTGGGCACACTTGATTGTGACTGCCTGACTGTTGAGTTGAACGGATTTTTTGATGGACAGTGTATTAGCGTTGAAGCGATCGTTCAAGACGGTGTCTGGAAATACTCGAGGGATAGAAAGCCGAATGTGCTGATCGATCGCCAGCTCTGGCTCCGAACTCCACAGCCAGGATGGCGCGTGACTGCAGAtcgaagagtatataatgCGTACCATAGACTCAGCAATGGGTCTAGACAGCTTCAGATCGCTGGGATCATGGACCTTTAGAAATTGCAAGGCCACATGACCATATTCGTTGGCCAGTGATCGACAGAGTCCCATCGACAAGTTGGCAAAGCGGCCTTCATGGCCAACCCATACTATGTGTCGGCAGTTCGGCAGAATCCGTTGCAGCGCCAGTAGAGTGGCTTCTGTCAGATCCTGTAAGATCGGTCTATCCAGATCCTCGAGGCATATCAATGAGGCTGGGAGAACTTCCTCATCCGCCAGTTCGGCCAAGCTGTCGACTAGGTGAATATCAGGGCCCGGAGAGCTGCTGGTCAGTAAGTCTTTGATCGATTTGTCGAGTCCAGTCGTATGTCCGCCAACGATCGTGATAGCATGTCCTGTGAGTGGATTTGCATTGGCCGTGAGCGGATAACGCATTATGTTTATGTCTCGATCGACCGCCTGCACGACCATAAGGGAGCTGAGGTGCTTGGAAGCATCGGCCATGTCTGGAATCCAGGTATCAATCTCAGAGAATCCCGCCTGCTGCAGATGCTGGTCCCACTCGCTCTTACTAAGTGTGGGACCGTCGTGTCGTCCGTCCTCGCTAAGCCAGAAGCCAGGCAGGCCAGCGTAGGTCATGAAACGACCAAGGTTGTCCCCAGTCCACTCGACTAGGAGGAGGTAGCCCCCGGGTCTCAAGAGTTGTCGAACGTTGTTCAGCGTCTGACTCACTGACTTGGTTGCATGTAGCACATTCGCTGCCACTACCATATCATAGTCGTTGTGTCGATAACCCTGTAATTCAACATCCCCTTCGATATTCAGTTGCCGGAACACCATCTTGTGAGACCATTCCTGAAAGCGCTTTCCAGCGCTCTCAAAGAATCCAGAGCTGATATCTGTATATGTGTAGGCGTCAAAAGTCGACCCTAGACCCTGTAGTATGCCACTGGTAAAGCTGCCTGTGCCTGCACCTATTTCGAGAATATTCATTCGAGGATAACGATGAGCGATTTGATGCGCCACCTTGCCGATAGAAGAGGTGAGGTATGGAACACCAACCATCTCCGTGTATGTTCGCTCAAGCATGTTGTCTTTAATCATGTGTTCGAGCATGGTAGTTTCGCCCCGGGCAACGGACGCAAAGTGCTCACCGACAGCCTGGAGCAATGTCAATTCAGGTCTGTCAGGCAATTTCGAAGCTTCTTGCAGCAGCACTTCGTGATCATCCTCCGCCCAGTCTGCCTTGACAGTCGGATGTCGGCCGGCGGCGATGAGTGGCAAAAGTTTATCAAGCCACTCAAATATTTTGGTGAAATACGGTTCCATCAAGGATACTTCGGTCTTCGAAAATGTTTCATAGAACCTTCTGAGGTAAGAATATGCCAGACGCTCTTGGAAAATCAGAAGATCCAGCTCTTCTGGCTTATCTCTCCGGCCGTTTTGGTCAATTGTAACACCGCTTCCAATGTCCAGTTCCCAAACGTCTTGCGTGTAAAGCTCTTTGTAGTCGTTCGGGCCGGGCTGGCTCAAAGTTGTGCATGTAATGCTCTCCACTTGCATCAATGCATCTCCGCTCTCAGCATCGTACAGATCAACATCGCCAGTGAAGGAGCGCGCACTCGATGCCGTCGCAAAAGTGTCCACGATCAAGCGCCTGCCACTCTTTGCCATTTGCTGAGAGCCGGCAATTCGTATGCGCCCGATATGAGTCGGTACGCAAGCAGACGTCATTGAGCCATCTCCTGGATAAGCCATTGCAGCGATAAGTGGCTGAAATGTTGAGTCAAGGATAGCTGGATGTATCGGGTCCGTAGTATCAAGGCCTGTCAGTGTAGCCGTGGCGTATTTCGACCTTCTCTTCACATCTTCCAAACGTCGGAAGAGCCCTGAATAAGACAGACCCAATCCTTCGATGTTGTCATACAGCCTCTCCGAGCTCACGCTGGTCAATAGCGACTGAGCAGGGGTGATACGTGGAGGTAGCTTCTCATCATGTTCGCTGTTCAGTAAGACTCTCACCTTGCCTTTCGCATTGACACGCCACTTTGCTCTGCTGTCTTCACCGGATGCCGAGCGGCAGGTCCACTCAGCCTGAAAGTGTGGTTCATCATCCTTGACTGTCACAGTGTTCAGCGTGAACAACGTCTGGACGTTGGCATCATTCTCCCCAAGTAGAATGGCGGCCTCAATCGTTACGTCGAAAAGCTCGTAAAAAGCCACCTGCTCGGGTGAGACAAGCGTTCGGGATGCAGCGAGCGCCATCACCAAGTATGCCGCAGCTGGATATACTACCTGGCCCTGAACAACATGTCCGAAAAGCCAGGGCAAGTCCTGCAGTCGTAAGTAGTTCTCCCAACGCTTTTCCTCGTCCAGGTCGTCCACAGCACGTTTGCCCAGCAACGGGTGCGACTTCTCATTTTGTGTGCGGTACATTAGTGACTTGCGTCCTTCTTTCCAAAATTGTCTGCTATGATCCCACATATAGCCTGGCAGTCTGACCAGCCTGGGCCTCGGGTTTGTCCCGAAGAAAGTCTGGTTGTACTGAGCAAAGTCCACCGCGTTGGACCCAAGCTGGATCCAAAGCGATCCTAAAGTCTCGCTAAGTGCTTCGACGTCGTTACGACCACGGAGAAGTGTTCCGTAGTAGAAAAGCTGATGATTGATGGTCCGCTGATATGTTTGCGTCACAGGGGTCTTTAAGGCCGGATGTGGCCCAATCTCAATCGCAGCATTGCAGAGCAGGTCTCCGTAAGCCACAGTCTCGATGGCGTCGTGAAACATGACCGGGCTGAGCAGGTTATCGACCCAATACTCGCAAGATAGCTTTGAAATGAGATGATCACCCTGCACACGTCCGCCATAGACGCTGGAGAACCATGCAGAACCTCTTCTGGGACGATGGGGCTTGATCGAGCAGGCTCGCAATGCCTTGGTATACGCACCCGAGCACGCCACCATATGGTGCGAGTGATATGCGGTATCGACTTTGAGCAAGCGAGCGAAGACGTCTCCGTCCTCGAGCCTAGCTTTGATCTCCAAGATGGCGTCTTCATCACCGGATAAGGTGCTGCTTGTGTCTGAGTTCCAGGCCGCGACGTCCACACGTCCGGCGAATTCTCCTTCACAAAGCTCGCAAGCCTCCTCGTACGACAAGCCTACAGCCATCATGGCGCCTTTTTGCCCATTCTGACTTCTAGCAATCGGGGCATAGAGGCCACGGTAATAGGCAATACGGATGGCATCATGTGCGGAGATAGCACCCACGGCGTACGCAGCAGCGATCTCTCCAGAGCTGTGACCTACAACTGAGACCAAATTGACACCGGCTTCTTTTAAGAGATCGACAACCATGATCTGTACTGCAGTACAGAGTGGCTGTGCGATTGCCGCTTCGCCAAGTCGAGAGGTGTCACTCCCAGCGCGGCATTGATCAGAGAGAGTCCAATCTGGCGCGTCTGGGAGTGAAGATAAAGAAGTATCGAGCCTCTCGAAGCATTGCTGTGCTGTCAAGGAGGTCCTCAACAGCTCACTACCCATCGTAGCCCATTGTGCACCTTGTCCAGTAAAGACACCAAGAAAGCGGAAGCTAGAAGATGGTTGTGtcatgctggtgctggtgctgacaGTTCCGTTAGATTGTGCGGTGGCTCTGATCTTGCGGAGAAGATCTTCTCTAGAGGTCGCTGACACGGCCGTTCGCACGGAATGCTGGCTCCGCTTGGATTGTAGAGTATACAGCAAGTCATTCCAAGGGATGGACTCATTGCACTCGAGAAAATCAGCGAGTGCTGTCGCTTGAGCCCTTAGAGACAGGTCCGAATTTGCAGACAGTAGCACTGGTGATGGAGGTAGGTCATGGATCGGCGATCCTTTTACTATGACTGGATGGCTTTCGTAGCTTTCAATAATCGCATGGGCATTGGTGCCGCCAAAACCTGCAAATGAGAAGTCAGCAATCGGCATATCAACCTGGGAATAGACACCAGACCGAATGAGTTCACACTGGCCCGTCTCGGGGCATCTGGGGATAAGTGTGGCCATGGTGAGGACTGCGTTGGCACCTTGAGGTTTTTGCAAAATGGCTCAATGGCTGGATTGAGCTTCTGCAGAAGCATGTTCGGAGGTACAATAGCTCTTCGCACCGCCTCAGCAGCTTTGATAAGCCCTGCTACGCCAGCAGCACCCTCGAGATGTCCTATGACAGTTTTCACCGACCCAACGTAAAGAACTTCAGCTGTATCTCGGGTTTCAGGGAAGAAAACTTCGTGAATGGCACGCGCCTCTTGTGGGTCACCGGCCTGCGTACCAGTTCCATGAGCTTCAAAGTACTGGCACCCATCCTTGAGCGGGTCCAAGCAAGCACGAGCATATGTTTGCCGAATCAACGCGGCCTGTGCTTCCGCAGAGGGCATCGTTATTCCGTTCGTACGACCATCGGAGTTGACGCCTGTCTCTCGGATGATGCAGTAGACTTCGTCTCCATCGGCAAGGGCGTGGGATAGCTTCTTCATGATCAACGCTGCCGCTCCTTCGCCACGTGCGTATCCATCTGCCGCAGCGTCCCACATGCGACTTCGCCCTGTTGGAGACAAGAGTTGCAGCTTGGACTCGATGATGAAGTTTTCCGGACCCAGAATGGCGTTCGACCCGGCCGCACAGGCGACTCTAGACACGCCGGATCGAAGTGCTTGCACTGCCTCGTGTATTGCCACAAGACTTGCCGAGCATGCGGTATCGATAGACATAGAAGGTCCATGCCAGTCGTAGAAGTACGATATTCTGTTCGACAAGATAGACCTGGCCGTTCCTGGTGCCATGTACTTTGGAAAGTCGAGAGGATCCCGTAAGAGCATTTCGGTGTAGTCGCTGGTCATGCAGCCAACGTATACGGCTGTATCTGTACCACGAAGTTGGTCCATTGTGATACCGGCAAATTCGAGGGCTTCATAGACGGTCTCAAGTAACATGCGTTGTTGAGGGTCCACTGCTTCTATTTCAGCTGGATTCATCCTGAAAAAGGCTGCGTCGAATGCTCTGATATCTTCGTCGAGGAAGTAGCCATGACTGACGTTGGTGCATCCTGGTTTCGACCCGTCCTCGTGATGGAAGGCGTCACTGTTGTATCGTTCGGTAGGGATCTTTGATTGTATGTCTCGTTGCTCGCATACGAGATCCCACAACTTGGATGGCGTATTGCAGCCCCCTGGGAAGCGGCATCCGACGCCAACGACCGCTATGGGCTCTGGTGGTGTGGACATATCAACGACAGCGCAGTCGGGAATAGCTTTCGCGCGTACGTCAGTGTTAGAAGAGGATGTCTCAGGCGACTTTTGGCCGATTGCAATAATATTGCTTGCGTATTTTTCGTTTGGAGGAGCAGCCGACTCGCATCACGAATCAATCTTCAGATAGATTGTGGTGCTCGAGACACGATGTGTGTACAACCTGACACTATGCCGACCGCCGAAAAGGTAAAATGGCTCCGAGACGTACGGTATGTAAGGACCAACAAGCAACGAGGATTCTCAACACAGTATTCTGAGTCGCTACTTTGTAGCTGGGCTAACGTCGAGTCCGGAGTGGAAAGATGCCCCGGATGCTCCTATCCCTTCGCTACATGCATTTAGATTCGGGGTCGGTCTGCCCAGTTTCTCGTCTGCCACAGCTTACGAGGACCGGGAGCGACCTAGCACTAAAGTCACCCTAGTAAATGCCTCAGTTCTGGGTCAATCACTAACGTGAATCTAGCC
It contains:
- a CDS encoding uncharacterized protein (antiSMASH:Cluster_14~SMCOG1093:Beta-ketoacyl synthase), producing the protein MSTPPEPIAVVGVGCRFPGGCNTPSKLWDLVCEQRDIQSKIPTERYNSDAFHHEDGSKPGCTNVSHGYFLDEDIRAFDAAFFRMNPAEIEAVDPQQRMLLETVYEALEFAGITMDQLRGTDTAVYVGCMTSDYTEMLLRDPLDFPKYMAPGTARSILSNRISYFYDWHGPSMSIDTACSASLVAIHEAVQALRSGVSRVACAAGSNAILGPENFIIESKLQLLSPTGRSRMWDAAADGYARGEGAAALIMKKLSHALADGDEVYCIIRETGVNSDGRTNGITMPSAEAQAALIRQTYARACLDPLKDGCQYFEAHGTGTQAGDPQEARAIHEVFFPETRDTAEVLYVGSVKTVIGHLEGAAGVAGLIKAAEAVRRAIVPPNMLLQKLNPAIEPFCKNLKVPTQSSPWPHLSPDAPRRASFGGTNAHAIIESYESHPVIVKGSPIHDLPPSPVLLSANSDLSLRAQATALADFLECNESIPWNDLLYTLQSKRSQHSVRTAVSATSREDLLRKIRATAQSNGTVSTSTSMTQPSSSFRFLGVFTGQGAQWATMGSELLRTSLTAQQCFERLDTSLSSLPDAPDWTLSDQCRAGSDTSRLGEAAIAQPLCTAVQIMVVDLLKEAGVNLVSVVGHSSGEIAAAYAVGAISAHDAIRIAYYRGLYAPIARSQNGQKGAMMAVGLSYEEACELCEGEFAGRVDVAAWNSDTSSTLSGDEDAILEIKARLEDGDVFARLLKVDTAYHSHHMVACSGAYTKALRACSIKPHRPRRGSAWFSSVYGGRVQGDHLISKLSCEYWVDNLLSPVMFHDAIETVAYGDLLCNAAIEIGPHPALKTPVTQTYQRTINHQLFYYGTLLRGRNDVEALSETLGSLWIQLGSNAVDFAQYNQTFFGTNPRPRLVRLPGYMWDHSRQFWKEGRKSLMYRTQNEKSHPLLGKRAVDDLDEEKRWENYLRLQDLPWLFGHVVQGQVVYPAAAYLVMALAASRTLVSPEQVAFYELFDVTIEAAILLGENDANVQTLFTLNTVTVKDDEPHFQAEWTCRSASGEDSRAKWRVNAKGKVRVLLNSEHDEKLPPRITPAQSLLTSVSSERLYDNIEGLGLSYSGLFRRLEDVKRRSKYATATLTGLDTTDPIHPAILDSTFQPLIAAMAYPGDGSMTSACVPTHIGRIRIAGSQQMAKSGRRLIVDTFATASSARSFTGDVDLYDAESGDALMQVESITCTTLSQPGPNDYKELYTQDVWELDIGSGVTIDQNGRRDKPEELDLLIFQERLAYSYLRRFYETFSKTEVSLMEPYFTKIFEWLDKLLPLIAAGRHPTVKADWAEDDHEVLLQEASKLPDRPELTLLQAVGEHFASVARGETTMLEHMIKDNMLERTYTEMVGVPYLTSSIGKVAHQIAHRYPRMNILEIGAGTGSFTSGILQGLGSTFDAYTYTDISSGFFESAGKRFQEWSHKMVFRQLNIEGDVELQGYRHNDYDMVVAANVLHATKSVSQTLNNVRQLLRPGGYLLLVEWTGDNLGRFMTYAGLPGFWLSEDGRHDGPTLSKSEWDQHLQQAGFSEIDTWIPDMADASKHLSSLMVVQAVDRDINIMRYPLTANANPLTGHAITIVGGHTTGLDKSIKDLLTSSSPGPDIHLVDSLAELADEEVLPASLICLEDLDRPILQDLTEATLLALQRILPNCRHIVWVGHEGRFANLSMGLCRSLANEYGHVALQFLKVHDPSDLKLSRPIAESMVRIIYSSICSHAPSWLWSSEPELAIDQHIRLSIPRVFPDTVLNDRFNANTLSIKKSVQLNSQAVTIKCAHDAFEISKVDITERPHIRITYALLQPINISGDSYFVSYGGAAHREDDIRVVLSPTCSSSVPISKDYTVAVSHHANAASHLPIIASRMLVQRFLQNLNTNRRLAINEPDEILGAELLRAAAERGIKTVCFSSQGKPGCTSLHALATNRVLNNALPRDVATFLDFAPDQTDRWARVLPARCTYFTVEDLWKSELSFEDFASITTKVFHEDLPGVEIADLIPVSDVSSITPGDVSYSSVVDFSAAIHINALLPPTDYSQVVRDDGTYFMVGCAGGLGRAVCSWLVDQGARYLALVSRNVLSIDKAWLSEIEGKGAKVQLCQADVADMDSLSSVLAKLRADMPPIAGVVHAAMVLKDKAFGGCNVDDFATVFGPKVKGTLNLHSLFIDEPLDFFIMFSSIASLLGSPGQSNYAASNLCMTAVAAERRARGLSASVIHIGAVTGLGYVLNSDIERKLLTNYDTPMPISETAFLDIFAQSILIGRPDSGHSPEVITGVPRYNRDTVSESKYGTNPRLSHHIVEQTTSRTEASATAVSVRQSVDDALSQEEAALIIQRAFCAKMEKTLQMPADAIDCAQPLMNLGVDSLIAVEIRSWFLKQLDVSLPVLKILGGSSVGDICYEAASKAFTASSKARLDSTGHEIPVSPPTTFLRTPSDKQDDSGSELREDVQSSPPSSVSQDSDTERTDREGPLGYEQKKIWSAVETYRDPALCNLAVIFKIAGQLDLIKLEQAGQQVVQRHEILRTKFEQDTSTGEVTQYVMAHKSTRLSVDPTMTPQAAFEVVRSHVFDLSAGETMKAIAVPNEGHVFLAIAWHHLVFDGFSPVPFLRDLNIAYFGGTLPRLKYQYLDFVHDQLQKVSQVQDSLAYWTSEYRHLPSTLPLFPFAKTKVRPTISSQRPKPRPTVEKTLSAHLCAAIRSVSRNVGATPFHVYLAGLQALFYSMLSVQDVCIAIQVNNREAESDDNIGEFGDLLPIKFQPQDDFAQQVRHTRDKLQAGLHANIPRQLIMAALEGTELHRHGSLYQVSVNYMPSPVQDITLGGHKAELLNYNRVGAYDRDLDLELQDVGNGRMLLVLRGRQDLYDESGIQTLLTVYERILSLLVEDTSRSVSELPISSTPGDDLSLRG